CGCCTCATGGCGGAGGACGGCCTGGGAAGGGAGTACAAGGAGCGCGCCGCGGCGATCACGCCGGACCAGTTGGCGACGATCATCTACACGTCGGGTACTACCGGCGAGCCGAAAGGCGTGATGCTCACCCATGGCAACGTCGCGAGCAACGTCATGGACGGCAGCGCCGTGGTGCGGGTCGATTCCGAAGACGTAGCGCTGTCGTTCCTGCCGCTCAGCCATGCTTTCGAGCGGGCCGTCGTATTCATGTATCTCTTCCACGGCACCACCGTCACCTTCGCGGAGTCGCTCGAGACGATCGCACGCGATCTCGGAGCCGTGAAGCCGACCGTGATGACGGGTGTGCCGCGTGTGTACGAGAAGTTCCACGCCCGGGTTCACGAGGCGGTCGCCGGCGCGCCGGCGGTGCGGCAGCGGCTCTTCCGCTGGGCTGTCGGCATCGGTCTGAAGCAGGCCCGCGCCCAGCTCGCCGGCGGTTCCGCGGGTCCGGTGGCGCGGCTGCAGCACGGCCTGGCGGAGCGGCTCGTGCTGTCCAAGGTCCGGGGGCGTCTCGGCGGACGCCTGCGGTTCGTCGTCTCGGGGAGCGCACCGCTGTCGACGCCGATCGCCGAGTTCTTCTTCGCGATCGGCATTCCGGTCGCGGAGGGCTACGGACTGACCGAGACCTCGCCCACACTGACGGTGAATCCGCTCGAGCGCCCGAAGCTGGGCACGGTCGGGCCCGCGATCCGGAACGTGGAGCTCAAGATCGCGGGCGACGGCGAGGTGCTCGCCCGCGGCCCCAACATCATGCAGGGCTACTACGGCAAGCCCGAGGCGACGGCCGAGGTGATGCGTGACGGGTGGTTCTGCACGGGCGACATCGGGAGTCTCGACGACGACGGCTACCTGACGATTCTCGATCGGAAGAAGGAGCTGATCGTGACGGCCGGCGGAAAGAACATCGCCCCGAATCCGATCGAGGCCGAGTTGAAGCGCTCGCCGCTCGTGGCCGAGGCGGTGCTCATCGGCGATCGGCGCCCTTACGTCTCCGCTCTGCTCGTTCCCGACTTCGCCGCGCTTGCCGCGCGCACCGGAGCCGAGGGGGCGTCCCGCGAGGAGCTCGTGGAGCGTCCGGACGTCGTGGCGCTGTTCGACGAGGTGGTGGATCGGGCCAACGCGGAGCTGGCCCGACACGAGCAGATCAAGCGGTCGGCGCTACTGCCGGCCGAGTTCGGCATCGCGACCGGCGAGTTGACGCCGACGCTCAAGGTCAAGCGGCGCGTGGTCGCCCAGCGTTGGAGTGACGCGATCGAGCGGCTGTACCAGGAGTCTGCGCCGTA
The Acidobacteriota bacterium DNA segment above includes these coding regions:
- a CDS encoding long-chain fatty acid--CoA ligase, whose amino-acid sequence is MSDELRTLAALPFHFVGRHPKSALVRRCRGDDVEELSTQEFFDRIRDFSLGLGALGVEPGDRVAILSDSRPEWVIADLAALTAGAVTAPIYPTLPESQVRYILADSGARVVVVADETQAAKVRAVWDELPELSALVIMDPEGEPAASGGASGREELSLADATGRGHRRLMAEDGLGREYKERAAAITPDQLATIIYTSGTTGEPKGVMLTHGNVASNVMDGSAVVRVDSEDVALSFLPLSHAFERAVVFMYLFHGTTVTFAESLETIARDLGAVKPTVMTGVPRVYEKFHARVHEAVAGAPAVRQRLFRWAVGIGLKQARAQLAGGSAGPVARLQHGLAERLVLSKVRGRLGGRLRFVVSGSAPLSTPIAEFFFAIGIPVAEGYGLTETSPTLTVNPLERPKLGTVGPAIRNVELKIAGDGEVLARGPNIMQGYYGKPEATAEVMRDGWFCTGDIGSLDDDGYLTILDRKKELIVTAGGKNIAPNPIEAELKRSPLVAEAVLIGDRRPYVSALLVPDFAALAARTGAEGASREELVERPDVVALFDEVVDRANAELARHEQIKRSALLPAEFGIATGELTPTLKVKRRVVAQRWSDAIERLYQESAP